Sequence from the Phragmites australis chromosome 11, lpPhrAust1.1, whole genome shotgun sequence genome:
TGACCACCTCAAACATGATTCTCACAACTATGAATGAACCACCAAGCCAAAAATTTTCAAAGCATTTCTAAAATATTCTAGTCATGTGTGGCATTCCTCgttgctcataaccgtgagcacggctgatatatcagtttaaTACTCTACATAGATTGTACATTTTACCTACAAGACGTGATTATCCGTTTTGCCCGTGCTCACGTAACACTTACagacttccgaggtgtgcgacTAGGATTCTCATTACAAGTCTTTTACAAAGTATTCGCCTAACAAGTGTCTACCCGCTAAGATTTCACTGCAAAGTGACACAAATATCCTCAACAACGAagcccctcttgcgccttacaGTTCCAAGGAAATATCATACATTCCCCATTTATCTgtctggtctacactatgttaCGAGAGAACTAATTATTCAGTCAGACCCATCCCATAccagacttgtggttgtactataaaacTCAGTCTGATCGCACTATAAACCGATCCTTAATTGAATTGAGCAAGACTGCCATCCATCTGCCCCTAGCAGCCAACCAAACATCTTGCTCAATTCCCTAGTCCATATTACTAAAAACACAATTTTATCTCGTTGCATAAAACCATGATCAAAATTGTTAAACCAAGTGTTTTCCAAGCCTTTCTACCGCTCACGGAGTACCTCGGCCACCGCGACAAGGAGTTCGCCTTCACCGACGAGAACGCCGTTGTTGCCCTCGGGTTGCCGGAGAACAAGTAAGCTCATCCATCACTGTCCGATCTCGTGCATACGGTTAACATTAAAAGTTGGCACACCCCTTCACGCCATTATCTCAATCGTCTCATCTTGAATATGTGCCCCGAATTTAAATAGAAGTGAGCCTAGTCAGCATAGCCACATCAACATGCCGTATGAGCATTTTGTCTGACGTGGCAAGCTTAGTCAGCAAAAATTGTCTGATCTCGAATATGCACCTCGGATTAAATAGAAGTTAGCCTAGTCAGTGCAGCCACATCAGCATGCCACATGGGCATTCTGTTCGATGTGGCAAGCTTAGTCAGCACAATCAACCCAGTCAACATGCCACATCGGTGttgctcttttctttttctttttaaatccCTCTGCTGACATCGTCATgatgcaataaagccttttttagaaaaataaatcacaaaaatctaataaattctaaaataggattttataaataataaaatttggtaaaatcTTTAATAAATTGATCAATGTTTTAAAATTATTCCTTAGTagaataaaatttataaaatgtttttattctttttagtggtaaaataaatgttttaattatgaAAATGATTTGGAAAATTCTTTAATAAATCTAAAAATCctttatatatgttttaataTTGGATAATTCTTTAATAAATCTAAAATAATTGTTTTAATGGTTAAATAAAGTTTCTTTAATGTTCTTAATTTTGGAAAATAGGATATAGTTATGAAAAAagtttttctttagtaaaataaatataaataattcgttttagtgtttctttaattcctaaaaatcctttttaattcctagaaaatcccaaaaattccTAGAAAATACCAAAAGCCTATAGAAAATTGCAGGAAAAATCTTACGCCCTTCTTTCACCCTTTCAAAGCTATATCTCTACCGTTGCAACTCCAATCTAATCGTTTCCTTTGCCAATAATTTagcaaaaatcataaaaataataaatagagttgttttgtgtgcttttggcttgtttttggcttttggtgtttatttgccttgttttcttttgtgattAGACGCCAATTTCTGGTGAAGGATTTTGCAGGTTTCCAAGACCAGAAGTTTGAGAATCCTGTTGAGCACCagggtgaaggcaagttgtcctATGCACTTTAATCCTATGTTGCATGCTTATAGTTGTATAAAGTTGCATGCTTATAGTTGTTGATGGGAAACCCATGATAGAACTATACCCTAGTTTTCTCATATCTACCTTGTTGCCTCGGTTTTGATTGGATCAAGGGTAatattgcttagccatacttgAGAAAACACTTGGTTCAATATCTTGATAATGATTTTATGCAACAAGATAAAATTGTGTCTTTAGCAACATGAACTAGGAAACTGAGCAAGAGGTTGAGTTGATTGCCAAGGGCGGGTGGATGGTAGTCTTACTCCATTCATTTTAGGATCGGTTCATAGTGCGATCGGATCAAgttttacagtacaaccacaagtctgATATGATATATGTCTAGTTGAATAATTTGTTTTCTTCCAATATAGTGTAGACCAGGTAGAGGAACAGAGAATGGATGAGATTTCCTTGGAACCACCTGGCGCAAGAGGgaggcttccgttgttgaggatATTTGTGTCACTCGGTAGTGAAACTTTAACGGGTATACACTTATTGGGAGAAgactttgtaaaggccttacAGTGAGAATCCCAgtcgcacacctcggaagtgtgtaagtatTTGATCGACATAGGCATAATGATCATCACGTATTataggtaaagtgtacaacatctacagagtgtaaaactgatatatcagtcataGTTGTAGGAACTATGTTTGAGGTGGTTAACTTCGGTTGAGGTCAAGAGGGTCAGCTCTTGAGGGCATTTATTTTCAGTATTTACTCTCGCTTTATTTAAACGTTTTACTTAAATTCTacctttatgcaaataaacccctaTAAACTTTATTATTTTGATTGACTTCATATCATTACTTTAACATAACTTGCGGAGTACGAGatgtactcacatttgctaTAATCATACTGCTCAGTCAGGGATAAGTTTCTGAAAATGACTATGTTGATGGAGAAATCTAAGGTGATGCTCTATATCAATTGCCTGTGAGAGATGTAGACGAGAAGACTGCGCTAGCTGCAGTGTTTATTTGCTTTTCGAACCTAAGAGGTCCTCAATTGTAAGAATAACTTTTCACGTTAAGTTAATGATATTGTGTTATGTTACCATATGTGAAGTCTTTGTATATTAAGATTGATTTTTAGCTCACTATATACAGTAACGGTATTGGTCTGTCCTTAGACCGGTCCCGACAGTTGGCCACAACCACATGGGTGTATGGACAGGTTCAAAGAAGCACTTGAGCATTGTGATCTACAGGATTTAGGTTTTGTGGGTGATATTTTCACATGGAGAAATCAAGAATTTCGTTGTGATGACTATATATACGGGAGCGCCTGGATAGGGCTGTGGCGAACCTGGAATGGCGTAGTCGCTTCCCAGCTGTGGGCCTGTGGCTGTACTGAATGGAGATCCTCGTCACGATggaggggagaaaccgttcaaATTTGAAGCAAACTGGTTAAAAGAAGAGCATTGTGAGAAAGTTGTAAAGGAAGCCTGGGAGGTAGCAAACGAAGACAGGGGTGTGAAGGTGTATGATGCGCTGAAATTTGTAGCTGCAGGTCTGCAAAATTGGAGTTCTAATGTTCTAGGCTGTTTGGAGAAGAGGATAATTTTGAGAAGAGGATAAAGAAGGCCAAAAAAGATCCGGAGATGTGTAGAAGGAGTGCGGTGCATAGGGATAGTATATATAGCTACAGAGGAGATCTTGAAGTATAAGTTAGAAAGGTTGGAGGAGCAATTAGATATTTTTTGGAGGCAGAGATCCCACACTAAATGGTTGGAGAAAGGAAATAGGAACACAGCTCCTAAATGCTGTTGAACCCCGAGTTACAAGCCAAACGAATGAATTTTTGCTGAAAGAATTTAGTGAGCAAGGAATAAAGTCTGCACTGGAAGCGATTGGCGATCTTAAGGCATCAGGACCAGATGGCATGTGATCTCTTTTTTACAAGAAAATTTTGGGGCTTTTATGGGGAGAATGTAGTTGCAGAGGTGTTGCAAGTTTTGAGGGGAGGGCCGATGCCAGAGGAGTGGAACGGGACAAATATTGTATTGATTCCAAAGGTGAAAGAACCTGAGAAAGTGATGGACCTAAGACCCATTAGCTTATGTAACGTCTTATATAAGATCGTGTCCAAGGTTCTTGCAAATAGATTGAAATGTATACTTCCAGACTCCAGAGATTGTGTCACCAACGCAGAGTGCTTTTGTCCCGGGCCGGCTTATCTCAGATAACATTTTGATTGCTCATGAGATACACATTTTTTTGAGGAatagaaggaaaggagagaCAGGGTATGAAGACTGGCGAAGGAGTAGTACGAGAGGGCCGGGATGCGGGCGGAGTTCATCACAAGGAAGATGAGTCCTTTTGGCGTAATATTTGGCAGCTCAAATGCTCAAATGAGATGAAGCATTTTGTATGGCGGATGTCGCATAACAGCCTTGCATTACGTATGACTCTACAGCGAAGAGGCCAGGTATGAGGATCAATACTAAATGCGGCACGGTCTGTTtcagagttgatgaagatgcaTGGTGGACATTTGTTTTTCAAATGTAAATATGTTAAACAATTATGGTTAGCTTCGAATATGGATGAAATGCGGGTCAACATGGCAGACATGCAATCAGCACGTCAAGTGGTAGAGTGCATACTGCTGCAGACTAAAGAATTACATGCCTATGGATGTGGTGGAATGAAAGGAACAGTTTTCGGGAAGGAGAACGAACAAGGGAGGTGGCAAGCTTATGTCATGGCATTCAGGTCTTTGCTGATGAAATCAAACGTGTTTTTCTCACAGGAAACAAGTGCTTGTataaagcagcagcagccagcaggTTTGGGAGAGACTAAATTGTGATGGTGCTTTTGTCCGAACACAGGATCAGGAGGATGGGGTTAATTTTGTGATTCACGATCATGTTGGAGACGTAACCTGTTTAATTCAGGCGGAGATCAGTGCTTGCATTCATGGGGTTAAGGCGGCTATTGATGTCGGCATCCAACACATGCCATTGAGGTGGAGACAGATGCATTGTTGGTTAAACAGGCGGCGGCGACGTCTACTGCTTTTGATCTCTCCATAGCAGAGCAGGTGGTCTCGTCTGCGAGTTGAAGAGTTTGATGCTTCTTCATTTTGTTAGTGCTTCAATCGATCACAAGCATAGACAATGTAATAAGGCAGCGCGTGCTGTTTTAGCACAACTTGGTTGGATGACCTTCCGTTATGTATCAGGAATTTGGTGGCCGGTGATTTACCGGCACATGGTTAATGAAATTTAACTTAGTGCAGTCAAAAAAAAGTTGCCAACCAAGCAGTCTTCCAAGTTTGACCCCAACCTAACCAGCGAGAGCAAGAGGACACACAACTGCCAAACTTTATTGCTCCTACTGCCACTACACCTCCTCTCTTCCACGTCGCCTCCACCAAATTCCCACCGCAATCCCGCCGCAACATGCTCCTCCGCGCGAAATCTGATCGAGCATCCTCAAGTTTTCAGCTCCGGAAAAGCTCAAGTACATCGAGCTCGTTCTAATTGGTGCGCTTCAGGCTTTCAGCTGCTTCGAATCGAGAAATCGGCTCTCAAGGTTGCCGGAAGCTTGAGCCTGCTGCTCGCGAGTTGCAGAAATCTTCGAAAGGTTCCATCTTTTCGGCCTCTGAATCCCTGGAGCTAGAGGGCTTCTTGAAATTTCGAGTCTTTGATCGGTCTGAGCTGCTCGGGGTTCGTCAAGATCGAGGCACGAGAAGATTCGGCAGCATTTAGGGTTTCCCCGCCGTGTAATGGTCGGGAATGGCGCTTAAGGCCACGGCTCAGGGCGCCGCGGAGGCGGCCATAGCGGCCATCGGCCACGGCTACGATGTTGCTGCGGACGTCCGGCTCAAGTACTGCAAGGGTAATCTGACGGACCCGGACAAGCGCCTCATTGACCTCGACCGCGATGAGGTTCAGGACATCGTTCTCCCCGGCGGGCTGACGGTCACCGGCGTCCCCAAGTCCATCAAGTGCGACAAGGGTGAGCGGATGCGATTCCGGTCTGATGTCCTCTCGTTTCAGCAGGTATGCAGTTTCAGTTCTTGCTTGATATCGTATGGTTCATTCTGTCATTGGTTTGATTCATAGATATACACTATATTGAACCAAGAAATGTATTTTGCAGATGTCAGAACAGTTCAACCAGGAATTATCTTTGACTGGGAAAATTCCATCCGGCATGTTCAATAGTATGTTTGAGTTTTCTGGCTGCTGGCAGAAAGATGCAGCTAATACCAAATCACTTGCTTTTGATGGTTGGTACATTTCACTATATAAGGTTGCGCTCTCAAAGTCCCATATTCTACTGCGTGATCATGTTACTCAGGCAGTTCCTTCAACCTGGGATCCTGCTGCTTTGGCAAGGTTCAACCCTTATTCTGGCGTGATGCCTTAAGACCAAAATGTCATTGTGTTCAATTCCCTTCCTGTTTTCCTTGCAAAAAAGTTATAGTAGCTTCAATTCTGTCTTAGGTAGCTTGTATGTCAGAGTAGCACTTGTGATTCTAGTTTAGTGCTATTGTTGGTCCTTACCGATGTCATGTAATTTGTGGATACCGCTTTGGCTGcgcgcttttttttttttgagtttctCAGCTAAATCATGTCTTTCTACTGTATAAGTGGACAATACCCAAGAAAATATGAGTTAATATTGTTCCTGAACCTTGATTCTGGTTGCTTCACTTTTCAGGTTTATTGAAAAGTTTGGGACTCACGTAGTTGTTGGTGTAAAAATGGGAGGGAAAGATGTTATTTATCTTAAACAACAGCACTCATCAAGCTTGCAACCAGCTGCTGTTCAGAAAAGATTGAAGGAGATGTCAGACACGAGATTTCTGGATGCAAGTGGACAGTACGATATGAACAACAAGGATGGATATGGGGCATATAAGGTACATCGTACTCTGCATTTTCTgtgcttttcttttgtttcttaggGGGACATTTTATGTtgcatattaaaaaaatcagcaggacaatgctttgaaactttCCTATTGAGGTACTGACAAAAGGTCCTGTTAAGTATGTGAAAACTGCATGACTAGTTAACATCAGCTGtctttttttatatgaaaaccGAGCGATAGCTCAGTTGGTAGAGCCTCCAGTTGAGGGGCCACCCACCCGGTCTCAAACCCGGGTGCTCGCATGTTGCGTGGTACCTCCGTGAGAATTAGTTTCAATGAGTTTCCTGGCCAGCCAGGTTCGGTACTCCTCTACTTTTAGAACAAAGCTAGAGGGACGTTTCTCTCCCCATGcgagcttttttttaaaaacaataaTTTGGTCTTAAATTGTAGCATTCTGTGCAGCATGATGCAAGAGAGCAGCGACTAAGATTTGCGGAATCAAGTCCGTCAAGTTCTTACTCTTCGAAGGAggtattgaatttttttcaagtaCTTTGCTTATCACTATTTACTGTTCATGTAACATTAATTATCTTTGATATTTAGGACTTGGTGATGGTGGTTAAGCGGAGAGGTGGAAAGGAATGGGACAAAGAGATGCCACATAGTGAATGGATAAACACTGTTCAAGCAGAACCTGATGTTATTTCGATGTCCCTTCTACCTATTACTTCGTTGTTGACTGGAGTACCTGGTTGTGGATTTTTGAATCATGCGATTAATCTGTACCTACGCTGTAAGTTTGTCTCTCACTATTCATTTCATATGACAGATCATCCTTTTGTTGATTCATTATATTATCCTGCTTGCTGATCATGTccattatttatttatgaagCTGCTACTAATATTTAGGGCACTGTAGAAATCCAAATCTCTTGGTTTAGGAGGCCTAAGCCATCTCGCAATAGATAACATTGTTTGCTATGCATACTTTCTGATCCTTGCGTTGTCTTATTGATATAGCTTGCTCTCCTTTAGTGTGTCATTAGGTGCTTGCTGTGCTTGCTATATAAAAGCTGGAAAGTTAGGA
This genomic interval carries:
- the LOC133884906 gene encoding MACPF domain-containing protein At4g24290-like isoform X1, producing the protein MALKATAQGAAEAAIAAIGHGYDVAADVRLKYCKGNLTDPDKRLIDLDRDEVQDIVLPGGLTVTGVPKSIKCDKGERMRFRSDVLSFQQMSEQFNQELSLTGKIPSGMFNSMFEFSGCWQKDAANTKSLAFDGWYISLYKVALSKSHILLRDHVTQAVPSTWDPAALARFIEKFGTHVVVGVKMGGKDVIYLKQQHSSSLQPAAVQKRLKEMSDTRFLDASGQYDMNNKDGYGAYKHSVQHDAREQRLRFAESSPSSSYSSKEDLVMVVKRRGGKEWDKEMPHSEWINTVQAEPDVISMSLLPITSLLTGVPGCGFLNHAINLYLRYKPPIAELHQFLDFQLPRQWAPVYSDLPLGPQRKRKSSASFPLSFMGPKLYVCTNMVDVGERPVTGLRLYLEGKKSNMLAIHLQHLCSLPQILQLQDDPYNHRTPEPHDRKYLEPFGSWKCFSHVYTAPVESDDDLSIVTGAQLHVSSHGFRKVLSLRLQFSKVCNAALVKNPEWEGSPNLGQKSGLISTLISTHFSTVAQKPAPRPADVNINSAVYPGGPPVPVQAPKLLKFVDTAEMVRGPQDTPGYWVVSGAKLQLERGKISLRVKYSLLTAMVPDDEYAFDEQS
- the LOC133884906 gene encoding MACPF domain-containing protein At4g24290-like isoform X2 — protein: MALKATAQGAAEAAIAAIGHGYDVAADVRLKYCKGNLTDPDKRLIDLDRDEVQDIVLPGGLTVTGVPKSIKCDKGERMRFRSDVLSFQQMSEQFNQELSLTGKIPSGMFNSMFEFSGCWQKDAANTKSLAFDGWYISLYKVALSKSHILLRDHVTQAVPSTWDPAALARFIEKFGTHVVVGVKMGGKDVIYLKQQHSSSLQPAAVQKRLKEMSDTRFLDASGQYDMNNKDGYGAYKHDAREQRLRFAESSPSSSYSSKEDLVMVVKRRGGKEWDKEMPHSEWINTVQAEPDVISMSLLPITSLLTGVPGCGFLNHAINLYLRYKPPIAELHQFLDFQLPRQWAPVYSDLPLGPQRKRKSSASFPLSFMGPKLYVCTNMVDVGERPVTGLRLYLEGKKSNMLAIHLQHLCSLPQILQLQDDPYNHRTPEPHDRKYLEPFGSWKCFSHVYTAPVESDDDLSIVTGAQLHVSSHGFRKVLSLRLQFSKVCNAALVKNPEWEGSPNLGQKSGLISTLISTHFSTVAQKPAPRPADVNINSAVYPGGPPVPVQAPKLLKFVDTAEMVRGPQDTPGYWVVSGAKLQLERGKISLRVKYSLLTAMVPDDEYAFDEQS